DNA from Pecten maximus chromosome 18, xPecMax1.1, whole genome shotgun sequence:
NNNNNNNNNNNNNNNNNNNNNNNNNNNNNNNAATTATGGCGAGAGGCATAACAAAACTAAGGGAAAAGTGGGACTAGATATCGgatcatttgaacaaaactcCTAACTGGAATTTAATGGTTTGCGATGGCGTTCGAGAGCAAATGAAGCACTTTCTTCCTTCTTTTACAGAAACTGTTATAAAAGTCTAAacacgggggggggggggtgggttaTGAGGGTGTGTTGTGAGGGTGTGTGGTTATGAGGGTGTGGTGGTGAGGGTGTGTGGTTGTGGGGTGCGATGGTGAGGGTGTGTGGTTGTGAGAGTGTGGTGGTGTGTTGATGATGGTCTATGGTTGTGTGGCTGTgagagtgtgagggtgtgtggttGTGAGAGTCTGATGGTGTGTTGGTGATGGTGTGTGGTTGTGGGGGTGTGGTTGTGAGGGTGTGTTGGTGAGGGTATGTGGTTGTGAGGTTGTGGTTGTGAGGGTGTATGGTTGTGAGGGTGTGGGTGAGGGTGTGTGGTTGTGAGGGTGTGTGGTTGTGAGGGTGTGTGGTTGTGAGGTGTGTTGGTGAGGGTGTGTAGTTGTGAGGGTGTGGTTGTGAGGGTGTGTGGTGAGGTTTGGGGTGTGATGGGTGTTTGGTTGTGGGGTGTGTGTTCTTGGGTTGTGATGTTGAGGTGTGTTGTGCGGGTTTTGGTGTAGCGGTGGTGGTGTGGTTTTGGTATTCTGTTGTGATGTGCGGGTGTGCTGGTGTGTGCTTGGTGTGCGGTGTGTGTTGTGCGGGTGTGTGGTTCTTCCCGGTGTGCTGGGCGGTGGTGTGTGTGGGGATGGTCGTGCGGGTGTGGGTTGTCTGTTGTGGTCGTGTGGTAAGTCTGGTGTGTGGTTTGTTCGGCGTGTGTGGTTGTGGGTGTTTGGTGTGCCGTTTTGTGTTGGGTTGTGTTCTGGTTGTGGTTGTGGGGTGTTGGTGTCCTTGTGTCGTGTTTTGGTTCTGAGTGTTGTGGTTGTGGTTTTGTTGTTGTGGTGTTTGTTGGTTGTGTGTTGTTTGCGAGTTAGTGTTTTTGTGTATGgttgttgttgtggtggtgttCGTTGTAGTTTTTTTGTGGTTGGTTggtgtgagggtgtgtggttGCTGGGTGTTGTGTTGGTGGTGGGTGTGGTGGTTGGTGAGGGTGTGTGGTTGTGGGTGTGTGGTTGTGAGGGTGTGTGGTGGTGAGGGTGTGTGGTTGTGAGGGTGTGTTGGTGAGGGTGTGTGGTTGTGATGGTGTGGTTGTGAGGGTGTGTCGTgagagtgtgagggtgtgtggttGTGAGAGTGTAATGATGTGGTTGTGAGTGTGTGGTTGTGAGGGTGTGGTTGTGAGGGTGTGTGGCTATGAGGGTGTGTTGGTGAGGGTGTGTGGTTGTGAGGGTGTGTTGGTGAGGGTGTGTGGTTGTGAGGGTGTGATGGTGAGGGTGTGTGGTTGTGGGGTGTGTGGTTGTGAGGTGTGTTGGTGAGAGTGTGTAGTTGTGAGGGTGTGGTTGTGAGGGTGTGTGGTTGTGGGGGTGTGTTGGGGTGCGGTGTTGGTGTTAGTGTGCTTTTGGTGGTGCGGTGTGTGGTTGTGCGGTGTGTGTGGTTGTCGGATTGTCTTGTTGTGAGCTTGTGTCGTTGTGCGGTGTGTGGGTGCGGTGTGTGGTTTGTAGGGTGGTGTGTGAGGGCTTGCTGGTGGTTGTGGGTTGTTTGTTGTGACGGGTGTGTGGTTGTGAgggttttgtttgtgtgtgttgtattgGGTGTGGTGTGTTGCGGTTGTGgtggtgttgtgttgttgtgaGGGTGTTGGTTTGAGGGTTGTGTTTGACTGGTGGTGCGGGTGTGGTTGTGCGGGGTGTCTGTGGGGTGTGTTGGTTGCGGGTGTTGTTGGTGCGGGTGTGTGTTGTGCGGGTGGGTGGTGGGGTGTCTGGTTGGTGTGTGTGCTGGTGCCGGTTTGTGTGGTTGTGCGGGTGTTTTTGGTGCGGTGTTGTGTTGTGCGGGTGATGTTGGTGCTGGGTGTGTGTTTGGTTGTGTTTAGTTTTGCGGTAGTTTGGTTGTGCGGTGTTGTGCGGTGTTGTGTTGGTGAGGGTGGTTTGGTGAGGGTGTGTGGTTGTGAGGGTGTGTTGGTGAGGGTGTGTGGTTGTGGGGGTGTGATGGTGTGGGTGTGTGGTTATGAGGGTGTGATGGTGAGGGTGTGTGGTTGTGAGGGTGTGTTGGTGAGGGTGTGTGGTTGTgagagtgtgagggtgtgtggttGTCAGAGTGTGATGGTGTGTTGGTGATGGGTTGTGGTTATGAGGGTGTGATGGTGATGGTGTGTGATGGTGAGGGTGTGTGGATGTGAGGGTGTGTTGGTGAGTGTGTGTGGTTGTGAGGGTGTGATGTTGAGGGTGTGTGGTTGTGAGGGTGTGTGGTTGTGAGGGTGTGATGTTGAAGGTGTGTGGATGTGAGGGTGTGTTGGTGAGTGTGTGTGGTTGTGGGTGTGCTGTGTGGATGTGAAGTGTGTTTGGATGTGAGGGTTGTGTGATGGTTTGGTTGGTGAGGGTGTGTGGGGTGGTGATCGGGTTGTGTGTTGCATGTGTGGTGGATCATGAGGTGTTCTGGTGCGGGTTGGTGCTGGTCAGGGTGATGTGGCCTGTTGAGGGTGTGTTGGTGAGTGTGTGTGGTGGTGAGGGTGTGATGTTGAGGATGTGTGGTTGTGAGGGTGTGATGTTGAGGATGTGTGGTTGTGAGGGTGTGATGTTGAGGGTGTGTGATTGTGAGGGCGTAATGGTGCGTGTGCTGGTGTTAAAGTCTCCAATTCTGAACTTTAACGAGACATATGCAGACATTGGGCAAACTTACTGTTTAAAGATGTGGTATgaatgtacaggtatatgtccGTGATAATACATATCTGCTGTCTGCACCACCCCACAAACAAGTGCACATTAAGAAGAAATGACAGTATAGTATCACAGAGGCTTTCAACGACGTCATGAAATCAACTGAAATCAGGTCACAGGCTGTATTGGTGTATACGTCACACGTCTGCTTGGTGCATCTTAGACAAATCTGTTCCGGAGATGCCTGGTGATGCAAATTGTGAGAAATGACGCGAAACTATCTTTACGCATATGACCCCTTGTTTTGACCGAGTCCAGCTTTGTTTTCAAGGGTCAGGACCTAATTTTTTATCATCAGGGGTTGCCAACAATAAATATCGGCCCCATTCACTTGCACGGTTAATTTAGCACATTTCTCGTTCGTAAAGTTTAGACTATAGGTAGACGAGCAGTGCGCAAGCGTCAAATCCATGTACGGGTGTATATTAGAAATGTGGACAGTGATTTATCATGACATTCCGACCCTAAAAAGGGCAAACAAATCGTGACAGATATGATTCAATTGCATTTGGTTCACAAAACCGTCTTCGTACCAGGGGAccacaaaacaaacatttctaGCTCTGACCATGATCACAATGATGAATTCAATAACAGTGagaccacaggcgtctgcttcaGGTTAGTATTTCTAGAAAAATATTCGCTCCCACTTCTTCtatataaatgtgatatattagGAGTGGGGGCttatggggttttttttcttgaaatacTAACATGAAATAAGCGCCTGTGTAAATTTACAATGATACGATTCTGTGCCAACTTTGAAAAGTAGAAGGTATAAAAAAAAGACCTGGTGATTAAAGAGGGAGTCTAATTCGAAGATTTTGTAGTTTTTATTGTTTACCAAAGCATAGAGTTTGTTTTTACCAATCATAAGTGGCAGTAGATGATTCAGGAAGTCAGAAGAAAATTTGCTGtgcataatacatgtatatatagcatcTTCCCTAAATTTTCTACGACTAGAAAGAGTTTCCAAGTCTGATTCAtaataaaaatcatcaaaacgGACATATGATGGAAGTCCGGTAACAATATTAATACGGACAACTTTCCTTTACGCCTTCTTTAACATTCAATACCCAAATCGTACACATACATCCCATAATTTGCAAGAGTATTACAGgacttgtaaaataaatgttttatattcacGAAAGAGCGTTAATCGCGACTAGGAATGTGATAAAATTTCCGTAAGacatttttttatctgataaaaTAAGTATCAATGTCATTAGTCTGTCTTCCTACTTTCCAtttaggatgaagggctacagagtttgttcaaaggaatgaccttgacctactttcaagatCAAGGGTCAAGTgtgttatttgaaataaaaccttggctactttcaaggtcaaggGTCAAATGTGTCATCTTTTAGATGACTTACTCCCAATAATCAAAAGGCTATCTGTCATGATATTTGGTCAGTTTGAGTACATGCAGGGTGGTATGGGGTTTACTAGTATACGCTAGTAAACACTCTCAATATTCTGAAACAGGCTTGGGAATATTAGAAACAAGACGAAAACGGAGA
Protein-coding regions in this window:
- the LOC117316240 gene encoding mucin-2-like — protein: MSAYVSLKFRIGDFNTSTRTITPSQSHTLNITPSQPHILNITPSQPHILNITPSPPHTLTNTPSTGHITLTTPTSPAQHNTAPKTPAQPHKPAPAHTPTRHPTTHPHNTHPHQQHPQPTHPTDTPHNHTRTTSQTQPSNQHPHNNTTPPQPQHTTPNTTHTNKTLTTTHPSQQTTHNHQQALTHHPTNHTPHPHTAQRHKLTTRQSDNHTHRTTTHRTTKSTLTPTPHPNTPPQPHTLTTTPSQLHTLTNTPHNHTPHNHTPSPSHPHNHTPSPTHPHNHTPSPTHPHSHTPSQPHPHNHTLTTTSLHSHNHTPSHSHDTPSQPHHHNHTPSPTHPHNHTPSPPHTLTTTHPQPHTLTNHHTHHQHNTQQPHTLTPTNHKKTTTNTTTTTTIHKNTNSQTTHNQQTPQQQNHNHNTQNQNTTQGHQHPTTTTRTQPNTKRHTKHPQPHTPNKPHTRLTTRPQQTTHTRTTIPTHTTAQHTGKNHTPAQHTPHTKHTPAHPHITTEYQNHTTTATPKPAQHTSTSQPKNTHPTTKHPSHPKPHHTPSQPHPHNYTPSPTHLTTTHPHNHTPSQPHTLTHTLTTIHPHNHNLTTTYPHQHTLTTTPPQPHTITNTPSDSHNHTPSHSHSHTTIDHHQHTTTLSQPHTLTIAPHNHTPSPPHPHNHTPSQHTLITHPPPPVFRLL